Proteins from a single region of Scleropages formosus chromosome 22, fSclFor1.1, whole genome shotgun sequence:
- the LOC108918250 gene encoding olfactory receptor class A-like protein 1 codes for MQTEARLVLKALGFICLVVVGLPANLSVLLLFCRLRLLRSRVPPNDFILGNLAIVNLIVLLCRGIPQTLVALGLRHFINDQGCKAAIFTYRIGRAMSICITALLGCYQSVSVAPATPFWNSLKRWLPPHLPHAIILLYSLNFLVCTGSILFSESPPANGSIPEYTLNLEFCIVVFPGLQAYVVNGVVYSVRDVVFVGLMVLAAAYMLLVLYRHRQQVKGLRGASQASVGASQAVLLLVCTYVVLFGLENVLWGYTLSVSRVLPAISDARVFFASCYSALSPVLIIATNRRLAGNFRCFTCSKTAGGDSSVPEDSKIAHVSA; via the coding sequence ATGCAGACAGAGGCACGTTTGGTCCTGAAGGCACTGGGCTTCATCTGCCTGGTGGTGGTGGGCCTCCCCGCCAACCTGAGTGTACTGCTCCTCTTCTGCCGACTTCGTCTTCTCCGCAGCCGTGTGCCGCCCAATGACTTCATCCTCGGTAACTTGGCCATCGTCAACCTGATTGTCTTACTGTGCCGCGGTATCCCCCAGACCCTGGTTGCCCTGGGCTTGCGTCATTTTATCAACGACCAAGGCTGCAAGGCTGCCATCTTTACCTACCGCATCGGCCGTGCCATGTCGATATGTATAACAGCTCTGCTGGGCTGCTACCAGAGCGTGAGTGTTGCCCCTGCCACGCCATTTTGGAACTCCCTCAAGCGGTGGCTCCCTCCCCACCTGCCCCATGCAATCATCCTTCTCTATAGCCTTAACTTCCTGGTTTGCACGGGCTCAATCCTATTCTCTGAATCACCACCTGCCAATGGTTCCATCCCAGAGTATACCTTGAATCTAGAGTTCTGCATCGTGGTGTTCCCAGGTCTCCAGGCCTATGTTGTCAATGGGGTGGTATACAGTGTACGGGATGTGGTCTTTGTGGGTTTGATGGTGTTGGCAGCAGCGTACATGCTGCTGGTACTGTACCGACACAGGCAACAGGTCAAAGGACTGCGGGGGGCCAGCCAGGCATCTGTGGGCGCCTCCCAAGCTGTGCTGCTACTAGTGTGTACATATGTAGTGCTTTTTGGCCTGGAGAATGTGCTGTGGGGATACACACTCTCCGTCTCCCGGGTCCTGCCCGCCATCTCTGATGCTCGTGTCTTCTTTGCCTCCTGTTACTCTGCTCTCAGCCCTGTTCTCATCATCGCCACTAACCGCAGGCTGGCAGGAAACTTCCGGTGCTTTACATGTTCCAAAACAGCAGGGGGGGACTCTTCTGTGCCAGAGGACTCTAAAATTGCTCATGTATCAGCGTGA